From the Eleutherodactylus coqui strain aEleCoq1 chromosome 7, aEleCoq1.hap1, whole genome shotgun sequence genome, one window contains:
- the PLIN3 gene encoding perilipin-3 isoform X1, with protein sequence MATNETAAAAHVDEPAEQQQNVVARVTTMPLVSSACSVVSAVYNTTKDSHPYIRNVCDVAEKGAKTLTDVAVTGSKPLISRLEPQIATANELACKGLDKLESTLPILQQPTEKVVSDTKELVTGARDAVVGAVTNTVTGARDTVTSAVSGIMGLAVGAVQGSMDVTRSVVSTVMDSQVGQFVTGSLDTVLGKSEEWVDHYLPMTDEELSQLAASVEGFDVATLQQQKEQQSYYVRLGSLSSRLRHRAYQHSLGKVRSAQVSTMETLAQLHQTIDLMETVKQSVHGGQEKLHQLWLDWSRKQSGTGSGDAEGDQEQPLDSRVLSMTRTLTKQLQTTCFTLVSGAQGLPANIQERMQQLRQTAQDLHSSFSSAHSLGDISTGILAQSREQATKVHDHVNELLGYVVANTPLTWLVGPFAPQLVERPENDEEQPEKV encoded by the exons ATGGCAACTAACGAGACGGCTGCTGCTGCCCACGTGGACGAGCCTGCCGAGCAACAG CAGAATGTGGTGGCGCGTGTTACGACCATGCCTCTTGTCAGCTCTGCATGCAGCGTGGTGAGTGCCGTCTACAACACTACCAAGGACAGCCACCCATATATCCGCAACGTCTGTGATGTTGCTGAAAAAGGAGCAAAGACCTTAACTGATGTTGCAGTAACTGGATCAAAGCCTCTTATAAGCAGACTGGAGCCACAGA TTGCAACAGCTAATGAACTTGCCTGCAAAGGTTTAGACAAACTGGAATCCACACTGCCTATCCTTCAGCAACCAACTGAAAAG gttgtatcGGACACGAAGGAGCTGGTGACTGGAGCTCGTGATGCAGTAGTTGGTGCGGTGACAAACACGGTGACAGGTGCCCGTGATACTGTCACAAGTGCAGTGTCGGGTATAATGGGCCTGGCAGTCGGTGCAGTACAAGGAAGCATGGATGTCACTCGGTCTGTAGTCTCCACAGTGATGGACTCACAAGTAGGACAGTTTGTAACCGGCAGTTTGGATACAGTCTTGGGGAAATCTGAGGAGTGGGTTGATCACTACCTTCCTATGACAGATGAAGAGCTGT ctcagCTTGCAGCCTCTGTAGAGGGATTTGATGTAGCTACACTTCAACAGCAAAAGGAACAGCAAAGTTActacgtccgtctgggttctctgtCTTCTCGTCTTCGTCATCGTGCATACCAGCATTCTCTGGGCAAGGTGAGAAGTGCCCaggtcagcaccatggagactCTAGCACAGCTGCACCAAACTATTGACCTG ATGGAGACAGTCAAGCAGAGTGTCCATGGTGGCCAAGAGAAGCTGCACCAGCTGTGGCTGGACTGGAGTCGCAAGCAGTCAGGGACTGGATCTGGGGATGCTGAGGGAGACCAGGAACAG ccTTTGGATTCTCGTGTGTTAAGCATGACCCGCACACTGACCAAGCAACTACAAACGACTTGCTTTACTCTTGTATCCGGGGCGCAGGGCCTGCCAGCAAACATCCAGGAGCGAATGCAGCAACTACGGCAGACTGCTCAAGACCTACATTCTTCCTTTTCCTCTGCTCACTCGTTGGGTGACATTTCTACAGGAATTCTGGCACAAAGCAGAGAACAAGCAACAAAAGTCCAtgaccatgtgaatgagctcttaggcTATGTAGTTGCAAACACTCCTCTGACATGGTTGGTTGGCCCTTTCGCCCCTCAGCTTGTTGAGCGTCCAGAAAATGATGAGGAGCAACCTGAAAAGGTGTAA
- the PLIN3 gene encoding perilipin-3 isoform X2, producing MATNETAAAAHVDEPAEQQNVVARVTTMPLVSSACSVVSAVYNTTKDSHPYIRNVCDVAEKGAKTLTDVAVTGSKPLISRLEPQIATANELACKGLDKLESTLPILQQPTEKVVSDTKELVTGARDAVVGAVTNTVTGARDTVTSAVSGIMGLAVGAVQGSMDVTRSVVSTVMDSQVGQFVTGSLDTVLGKSEEWVDHYLPMTDEELSQLAASVEGFDVATLQQQKEQQSYYVRLGSLSSRLRHRAYQHSLGKVRSAQVSTMETLAQLHQTIDLMETVKQSVHGGQEKLHQLWLDWSRKQSGTGSGDAEGDQEQPLDSRVLSMTRTLTKQLQTTCFTLVSGAQGLPANIQERMQQLRQTAQDLHSSFSSAHSLGDISTGILAQSREQATKVHDHVNELLGYVVANTPLTWLVGPFAPQLVERPENDEEQPEKV from the exons ATGGCAACTAACGAGACGGCTGCTGCTGCCCACGTGGACGAGCCTGCCGAGCAACAG AATGTGGTGGCGCGTGTTACGACCATGCCTCTTGTCAGCTCTGCATGCAGCGTGGTGAGTGCCGTCTACAACACTACCAAGGACAGCCACCCATATATCCGCAACGTCTGTGATGTTGCTGAAAAAGGAGCAAAGACCTTAACTGATGTTGCAGTAACTGGATCAAAGCCTCTTATAAGCAGACTGGAGCCACAGA TTGCAACAGCTAATGAACTTGCCTGCAAAGGTTTAGACAAACTGGAATCCACACTGCCTATCCTTCAGCAACCAACTGAAAAG gttgtatcGGACACGAAGGAGCTGGTGACTGGAGCTCGTGATGCAGTAGTTGGTGCGGTGACAAACACGGTGACAGGTGCCCGTGATACTGTCACAAGTGCAGTGTCGGGTATAATGGGCCTGGCAGTCGGTGCAGTACAAGGAAGCATGGATGTCACTCGGTCTGTAGTCTCCACAGTGATGGACTCACAAGTAGGACAGTTTGTAACCGGCAGTTTGGATACAGTCTTGGGGAAATCTGAGGAGTGGGTTGATCACTACCTTCCTATGACAGATGAAGAGCTGT ctcagCTTGCAGCCTCTGTAGAGGGATTTGATGTAGCTACACTTCAACAGCAAAAGGAACAGCAAAGTTActacgtccgtctgggttctctgtCTTCTCGTCTTCGTCATCGTGCATACCAGCATTCTCTGGGCAAGGTGAGAAGTGCCCaggtcagcaccatggagactCTAGCACAGCTGCACCAAACTATTGACCTG ATGGAGACAGTCAAGCAGAGTGTCCATGGTGGCCAAGAGAAGCTGCACCAGCTGTGGCTGGACTGGAGTCGCAAGCAGTCAGGGACTGGATCTGGGGATGCTGAGGGAGACCAGGAACAG ccTTTGGATTCTCGTGTGTTAAGCATGACCCGCACACTGACCAAGCAACTACAAACGACTTGCTTTACTCTTGTATCCGGGGCGCAGGGCCTGCCAGCAAACATCCAGGAGCGAATGCAGCAACTACGGCAGACTGCTCAAGACCTACATTCTTCCTTTTCCTCTGCTCACTCGTTGGGTGACATTTCTACAGGAATTCTGGCACAAAGCAGAGAACAAGCAACAAAAGTCCAtgaccatgtgaatgagctcttaggcTATGTAGTTGCAAACACTCCTCTGACATGGTTGGTTGGCCCTTTCGCCCCTCAGCTTGTTGAGCGTCCAGAAAATGATGAGGAGCAACCTGAAAAGGTGTAA